In one window of Verrucomicrobiia bacterium DNA:
- a CDS encoding aminotransferase class V-fold PLP-dependent enzyme — MPLTVQGLLSNEELRLHEFPVAARKVFLAHAAVSPLPRRVAEAMAEASKAGMSDDQEAVVGYEVIHQTRQRAAELLGAATEEIALVGPTSLALSFVAGGLPLRRGDNIVVYFDDYPANVYPWMTLAEKGVQVRFLNTRGLGRIRPVDVMGQVDESTRLVALASCHFVSGWRVEIEALGRQLRERGIWFCVDAIQTLGAFPLKVANSVDFLAADAHKWLLGPSGAGLLYVRRECQGLLRPIVFGWHNVRCPDFIAQEKMEFRPDARRYEVGTVNLAGIVGLNAALGLLLELGVENIAAELLRKRAWLVPELLRAGWQVLHADASEVNAGGILTLSRDDTNLAEWHARLAREGFVTSLRADRSRRQYLRLSPHFYNTDTELQRLVEILKA; from the coding sequence ATGCCATTGACTGTTCAGGGTTTGCTGTCCAACGAGGAACTGCGCCTTCATGAATTTCCTGTGGCCGCCCGGAAGGTGTTTCTTGCTCATGCCGCGGTATCGCCGTTGCCGCGCCGGGTGGCGGAGGCGATGGCTGAGGCGTCAAAGGCGGGGATGTCGGATGATCAGGAGGCGGTGGTGGGGTATGAGGTCATTCATCAAACCCGCCAGCGGGCCGCAGAGCTCCTGGGGGCGGCAACCGAGGAGATTGCGCTGGTGGGGCCTACCTCACTGGCCTTGAGTTTTGTGGCGGGTGGTTTGCCGTTGCGGCGGGGCGACAATATCGTTGTTTATTTTGACGATTACCCTGCCAACGTGTATCCATGGATGACACTGGCGGAAAAAGGGGTCCAAGTACGCTTCCTCAACACGCGCGGCCTTGGGCGTATTCGCCCGGTGGACGTCATGGGCCAGGTGGATGAGTCCACACGGCTGGTCGCGCTAGCCTCATGTCACTTTGTTTCCGGTTGGCGGGTGGAGATTGAGGCTTTGGGGCGCCAATTGCGGGAGCGCGGCATCTGGTTTTGCGTGGATGCCATTCAGACCCTCGGTGCCTTCCCCTTAAAGGTGGCCAACAGCGTGGATTTTCTGGCCGCAGATGCACATAAATGGCTGCTGGGCCCGTCCGGGGCCGGCCTGCTTTATGTCCGGCGTGAGTGCCAGGGATTGCTCCGGCCCATCGTTTTCGGCTGGCACAATGTCCGCTGCCCGGACTTCATCGCCCAGGAAAAGATGGAATTTCGCCCGGATGCGCGCCGGTATGAAGTGGGCACGGTCAACCTGGCAGGCATTGTGGGTTTGAACGCGGCCCTGGGTTTGCTGTTGGAATTGGGGGTGGAAAACATTGCGGCGGAACTGCTGCGCAAGCGTGCCTGGCTGGTGCCGGAGCTGTTGCGCGCGGGCTGGCAGGTCTTGCATGCTGATGCATCTGAAGTCAATGCCGGCGGCATTCTTACTTTGTCTCGGGATGATACCAACCTGGCGGAATGGCATGCCCGCCTGGCGCGGGAAGGATTTGTCACCTCGCTCAGGGCGGATCGCTCGCGCCGGCAATACTTGCGTCTTTCCCCCCATTTCTACAACACGGATACTGAACTGCAGCGGCTGGTGGAAATCCTCAAAGCCTGA
- a CDS encoding PA14 domain-containing protein, which produces MSYSRTLKTLAAAAVLTAWSASAQVAVVPFTLYHVGDNPVGSVVSNAPNHITLYAGGNDIWDMRDDFTYLYLQVTGDFDIKIRVASMEVTARWPKAGIMARPSLDVSSKMVFSKATPSGQIVGNDGNPASNCGQSVGVGDLSLMYRTWRAGEAGNGGQHEDRIVPGDGNHPTYQWVRLQRVGSVFRGYASSNGVDWVGPQTQDTYNWPSTVGGVDNDPFPSTIYVGIAGSRHGCAGETGNATATTQIYDNPAEPVMFTVQPAPVSVITPGSSVTLRAVAMGWPVYLQYQWKLNGVNIPGATNTAYTFTAPGAADSTNVLTCVVSNTYNGTVATSANAEVRATKGPRIAAVSNPGYGVLFIDFNRPLANSQKVNDAVALIPQYCYLFSNAPPNQVAVIGAPGNAPAAFTTVSLVNNRTRVILNYVNYNLAIGHPYFVEFDPTVGIDLEDNDGNNMFSNMSYDDLRSPIFTRSVGQMQAIGARANVGLRGIVVSFNQSVAGDLANAQNPANYTVNNGVTVIEATMMPNGTNVLLYTSMQDPVSSYTVTVRNIADMSQTTLNFSTPISVPGYVLSKRYLGDRSLSDLRTYAAANPPAAANFVPYFDYPDDGLDYFQAIITGWIVPASSGNYRFYLASDDDAEVYLSPDDNPANKTMIANLYGWCWYRAYGVWQTAQGSGPYPSARSAPVQLYRGMAYAAEVMFRDGTGGGHVSVGYSTGDVTPTGPIQGAEVVYGAQPGGPTTLTINQQPQSATQYAGLRVTFTFGVTGANPAGPIVYQWQSGGMGAWTNIPGANAATYQTPVLSMADNGKQYRCLAVNVGGSLAQVISAVATLTVQEDTIAPVLVSAEAYQGYRKVRVTFSEPVEPTSAENLANYAISGGITVLSATRTGDGSVVILDTSPQDIATQYTLTVNNVDDFSPLSGAIAPNSTATFTSFMLIPGKVKDEAFTGIGGSGINDLKNNSKYINNQPDTVGYRAGFDVPDEGMDNYGRRLSAFIIPPTNGNYRFYMASDDDSEFYLSSDDNPANKTMRASLYGWTDYRAYDVWTTARGGGTYPSARSEAITLEGGKLYYAEAIMKEGGGGDHIAVAMAPEGSQPGNGSPGMIGWGLFPVTAGATTVTITTQPQNTTGYENARATFTCVAQGSNPNQVGYQWQVRRGGQWLMIPGATSSTYQTPVLTVADSGTQYRCLVYNPGGNMAQRVSSVATLTVLVDTVAPTVETVSATPLPNKVFVRFSEMVPYGWDSTSAYTLIDGANSYNPVEVVDLGDTTGFILTFSGVTLNANQEYSLRVESVYDQGFNLINTTTVTFRGWYSRPGFVQRQVFTGNSSAANSFPIITNNVKFPYFPDSVTMLSVANSPKNYGDYYSIRMIGYFIPPETAVYNFRAEADDSAWLMMSLSPVNPVNPANIATVIRLEGGCAACNEPGNWSGPVPLVGGVPYYFEVLMQEGGGGDYLSLAFRNNASFQTAPGMFRDTDNQGNFTNGWIAWALVPDYKYFDLQPANISVPDSYPGTLVAAVHPYAQPATYQWQRLNGGVWQSLAGATNASYTKAMRPSTDQGAQYRCIATFVDGTTATSAVATVTVLADTVPPFVTYVSGSQNYQQIMLRFSERMNAASVATGTYTLTDSMNNVVPVLGATLMPDALTAVITTTPQNPGQVYTLTMNNVRDDSENLNALSPNVVTYTNAVYADGIYLRRYDGFGGTTLSALTNNVNFPNNPAFRTILGDANYRPNLDNYGALMSGVFVPPTTGNYKFWLRNDDDAGMFLGTTIDYASRQFVAFRACCNDGWNDGANSLPNDQAVKFLIAGFPYYWEAMVKEGGGGDYLEVGYTVNNLGGGAAVRIPRTMVYQYGFINPAITITTQPQSVTTNIGATVTLSVAVSGGSPFYTLYQWQRNGVNIPGARNATYTTPVLNYLDNGAQYRCLIVRSDGAQVSQTAVITVTPTETTPLGLVRGHSLNGKVVGLVFNDAVAIGSLTNLSQIQIINPGSPVGMRPVTGPGDVVTGFWGTWPGNEHPGLAVDGLLRTKYLNFGKLNTGFTVQLGAGAKVVQAIRFTSANDAPERDPVDFILEGSNDGFTWTVITNSPLAPFQSRGWSQLVPIPNNTAYAYYKVTFPNVANAAAANSMQIGEVELLEQPTFVSVASAVVNRGESNVLVLNLTAPINGPFQVLVSGLADLNGNFMSPTAVLVTPRGLMHANSSEMVAGDANNPNANWPGTYGWNAMADENTIQAWVAGSDIWGSYDAMNFTYREVVGDFEATVRILGLRNAANWSKAGLMARPGLAAHERQRAILATPAYDTGLARGENAIQMTYRDGFGGGSTEALRTYPTGGRTGVPPLPYPNVWVKLVRSNGNFYAFHSLDGNTWVANGQYTDNLPSLLNVGLASSAVNNSDYTIATYRDFQIKLVVSAPLVATAPAVDEDSMGAINIPGYRAGATYEIVSGPAHGQVIWQGNQFIYIPDPNFNGMDSFTYRAILNGVASDVFTMNVPVTIVEDPATRPYAFTNNLPVAMGAPPRAVVTADFVKDNKLDLAVAIPASNVVALLKGNGKGDFTNRFDLVVGNNPIALTLGDFNYDRRPDLAVLCAGDRVVQIWQNNGVNDLATALTLVTNIPLSGNNPVAFIAADLNKDLFVDLAVVDAGNGSNPGTVEVFFHQRMVYAPVFDSTNIVEVGRSPSAIAAGLLGTPTALDKPDLVVANAGDDNVSIVTLVGTSLAVVTNLPVGDMPVAVGVVDINLDKLPDILVANMNSDDITVWTNASNPKVRNDMRFAPAGSFGVGMAAGFQPRDLAFGDYNNDKQVDVAIALMGADAVLVMHGNGLKSVTNTLPVLNFYWGDPGMISDVEDMPVSLAAGDYNADKLPDLAVANWGTANLSILLNNWAPKAYNQKLVFIEDVPTNIVLGGSYGPLDYYITVWPTNGVLDPSNALGYLNLTTNPVLKYTPLTNRFGRDLIKYYVSDGVKTSKLATLSINILPVNDRPVIQTAVGNMGTVEVPEDIPVKWTNFITYAWAGPWGEEKQLLSYFFKPADPTLFKGKAGLPRIATTNLTLFFTPTNNVFGETLVELWAKDSGRVKTNNPDLRPYGEQDTTVTQVFIIRITNVNDAPVFVNPLALNARTILEDESVTWTFNVRDLDSDINSLTVSLLSTNTALVNPANPAHWSYTKSLVPGTNLYEVQLTVTPAPDAYGRTLLTVVLSDGTNTSSRTVGLIVQPVNDKPNFVLTRTSLDINSTAGHWSTNVVVDIAASTPLLGPDNEVNPPAPLAPQRFQQFRVQVSDATPFVSAPTINPLTGGLVIRTKPTSASLTVTLTITAVDSGGTLNGGVNTSDPQTFTLRINP; this is translated from the coding sequence ATGTCGTACTCCCGAACCCTCAAAACGTTGGCGGCTGCCGCGGTATTAACCGCCTGGTCAGCCTCGGCTCAGGTGGCAGTGGTACCATTTACCCTGTACCATGTTGGAGACAACCCGGTAGGCTCCGTGGTGAGCAATGCCCCCAACCACATCACTCTATACGCGGGGGGCAATGACATTTGGGATATGCGCGACGATTTCACCTATCTCTACCTGCAAGTCACGGGGGATTTTGACATCAAAATCCGCGTGGCTTCCATGGAGGTGACCGCGCGCTGGCCCAAGGCGGGCATCATGGCGCGGCCTTCATTGGATGTGAGCAGCAAGATGGTGTTCTCCAAGGCCACGCCGTCGGGGCAGATAGTAGGCAACGATGGCAATCCGGCGAGCAACTGCGGCCAAAGCGTTGGGGTGGGCGACCTCTCGCTGATGTACCGCACATGGCGGGCGGGGGAGGCCGGCAATGGCGGTCAACATGAGGATCGCATTGTGCCGGGCGATGGGAATCATCCGACCTATCAATGGGTGCGCTTGCAACGGGTGGGCAGCGTGTTCCGCGGCTACGCCAGCAGCAATGGTGTGGATTGGGTGGGACCGCAGACGCAGGACACCTACAACTGGCCCAGCACGGTGGGTGGGGTGGACAATGATCCCTTCCCGTCCACGATTTACGTCGGCATTGCGGGCAGCCGCCACGGGTGCGCGGGTGAGACGGGGAACGCGACGGCCACGACGCAGATTTACGATAATCCCGCTGAGCCGGTGATGTTCACGGTGCAGCCGGCGCCGGTAAGTGTGATTACGCCGGGGAGCAGCGTGACGTTGCGGGCCGTGGCCATGGGATGGCCCGTCTATTTGCAATACCAATGGAAGTTAAACGGCGTGAATATTCCGGGGGCAACCAATACAGCTTACACCTTTACGGCGCCGGGAGCGGCTGATTCGACCAACGTTCTGACTTGTGTGGTGAGCAATACCTACAATGGCACGGTGGCCACCAGTGCGAATGCAGAGGTCCGGGCCACCAAGGGTCCGCGCATTGCGGCCGTGTCCAACCCTGGGTACGGGGTGCTGTTCATTGATTTCAACCGTCCCCTGGCCAACAGCCAGAAAGTGAATGATGCGGTGGCGTTGATTCCGCAATATTGCTACCTTTTCTCCAATGCTCCGCCCAATCAGGTGGCCGTGATTGGCGCTCCGGGCAATGCCCCTGCCGCCTTTACGACGGTTTCATTGGTCAACAATCGGACGCGGGTGATTCTCAACTATGTGAACTACAACCTCGCGATTGGGCATCCTTACTTCGTCGAATTCGACCCGACGGTGGGCATTGATTTGGAGGACAATGATGGCAACAACATGTTCTCCAACATGAGCTATGATGATTTGCGCAGCCCGATCTTCACGCGGTCGGTGGGGCAGATGCAGGCCATTGGGGCCCGTGCTAATGTGGGTTTGCGGGGCATTGTGGTTTCCTTCAATCAATCGGTGGCGGGTGACTTGGCCAATGCGCAAAACCCGGCCAATTACACGGTCAACAACGGGGTGACGGTCATTGAGGCCACCATGATGCCGAACGGCACCAACGTGCTGTTGTACACCAGCATGCAGGATCCGGTGAGTTCGTACACGGTGACGGTGCGCAATATTGCGGACATGAGCCAGACAACGCTCAATTTCAGCACGCCCATATCCGTTCCGGGTTATGTGCTGAGCAAGCGTTACCTTGGCGATCGGAGCCTGTCGGACTTGAGAACGTATGCCGCGGCCAATCCACCGGCTGCCGCCAATTTCGTGCCGTATTTTGACTACCCGGACGACGGACTGGATTACTTCCAGGCGATCATCACCGGCTGGATTGTGCCGGCCAGTTCCGGCAACTATCGTTTCTACCTGGCCAGCGACGATGATGCGGAAGTGTATCTGAGTCCGGATGACAATCCGGCCAACAAGACCATGATCGCCAACCTGTACGGCTGGTGCTGGTATCGCGCGTATGGGGTGTGGCAGACGGCGCAAGGCAGCGGGCCTTATCCCAGTGCCCGTTCCGCCCCGGTGCAGTTGTATCGTGGCATGGCTTATGCCGCGGAAGTGATGTTCCGTGACGGCACGGGAGGCGGGCACGTGTCCGTGGGGTATAGCACGGGAGATGTGACGCCGACCGGGCCAATCCAAGGGGCGGAAGTGGTTTATGGCGCCCAACCGGGCGGGCCGACGACGTTGACGATCAACCAGCAACCACAAAGTGCCACCCAGTATGCCGGCCTGCGGGTAACGTTCACCTTTGGGGTGACCGGCGCCAATCCTGCCGGGCCGATTGTCTATCAATGGCAAAGTGGTGGAATGGGAGCGTGGACCAACATCCCAGGAGCGAATGCGGCCACTTATCAGACGCCGGTGCTGTCAATGGCTGACAATGGAAAGCAGTACCGGTGCTTGGCCGTGAATGTGGGAGGATCGCTGGCGCAGGTAATCAGCGCGGTGGCGACGCTGACCGTGCAGGAGGATACTATCGCGCCCGTGTTAGTGTCGGCGGAAGCGTACCAAGGTTACCGCAAGGTACGCGTGACTTTCAGCGAGCCGGTGGAGCCGACCTCGGCGGAGAACCTGGCCAACTACGCCATTAGCGGTGGGATTACGGTCCTAAGCGCGACCCGGACGGGTGATGGTTCGGTGGTGATTTTGGACACCTCCCCGCAGGATATTGCGACCCAGTACACGCTGACGGTCAATAACGTGGACGACTTCTCGCCGTTGAGCGGGGCCATTGCGCCCAACTCCACGGCGACATTCACCAGCTTCATGCTGATCCCCGGCAAGGTGAAAGATGAAGCCTTCACCGGGATTGGGGGCAGTGGGATCAATGATTTGAAGAACAACAGCAAGTACATCAATAATCAGCCAGACACCGTGGGATACCGGGCTGGTTTTGATGTGCCCGATGAAGGGATGGATAACTATGGGCGCCGGTTGTCGGCCTTCATCATTCCGCCCACCAACGGCAACTATCGTTTCTACATGGCCAGCGATGATGATTCCGAGTTTTACTTAAGCTCGGATGACAATCCGGCCAACAAAACGATGCGCGCGAGCCTGTATGGTTGGACAGACTACCGGGCTTATGATGTGTGGACAACCGCCCGCGGTGGCGGCACCTATCCGAGCGCCCGCTCCGAGGCCATAACGCTTGAGGGGGGCAAACTTTACTATGCCGAGGCGATTATGAAGGAAGGCGGCGGCGGGGACCACATTGCGGTGGCGATGGCCCCCGAGGGGTCGCAACCGGGCAATGGCAGCCCTGGCATGATTGGGTGGGGCTTGTTCCCGGTGACTGCCGGGGCTACAACGGTCACCATCACGACCCAGCCGCAGAACACCACGGGTTACGAGAACGCGCGGGCTACCTTTACCTGCGTGGCCCAGGGCAGCAATCCCAATCAGGTGGGTTACCAGTGGCAGGTGCGCCGTGGCGGGCAATGGCTCATGATTCCAGGGGCCACCTCTTCCACGTATCAAACGCCGGTGCTGACGGTGGCTGACAGTGGCACCCAGTACCGCTGCCTGGTCTATAATCCGGGCGGCAACATGGCGCAGAGAGTCAGCTCGGTGGCCACCTTGACAGTGCTGGTGGACACCGTGGCGCCGACAGTGGAAACGGTGAGTGCCACGCCGTTGCCCAACAAGGTGTTTGTGCGCTTCTCGGAGATGGTGCCCTATGGGTGGGACAGCACCAGCGCTTACACGTTGATTGATGGGGCGAATAGTTACAACCCGGTGGAGGTGGTGGATTTGGGAGACACCACCGGCTTCATCCTGACGTTCAGCGGAGTGACCCTCAATGCGAATCAGGAGTATTCGCTGCGCGTGGAAAGCGTTTATGATCAGGGATTTAACCTGATTAATACCACCACGGTTACATTCCGGGGCTGGTATTCACGGCCGGGCTTTGTACAACGGCAAGTCTTCACGGGTAACTCGAGTGCTGCCAACAGCTTCCCGATTATCACCAATAACGTGAAGTTCCCTTATTTCCCGGATTCGGTGACGATGCTATCGGTGGCCAATTCGCCGAAGAATTATGGGGATTATTACAGCATTCGGATGATTGGCTATTTCATCCCGCCGGAAACGGCAGTGTATAACTTCCGGGCGGAAGCGGATGACTCGGCCTGGTTGATGATGAGCCTGAGTCCGGTCAACCCAGTTAATCCGGCCAACATTGCCACGGTCATCCGGTTGGAGGGCGGATGCGCCGCCTGCAATGAACCGGGCAACTGGAGCGGGCCGGTGCCCTTGGTGGGCGGAGTGCCGTATTACTTCGAGGTGTTGATGCAGGAAGGCGGTGGCGGAGACTATCTGAGCCTGGCCTTCCGCAACAATGCCAGCTTCCAGACGGCGCCGGGGATGTTCCGCGACACGGACAACCAGGGTAATTTCACCAATGGGTGGATTGCCTGGGCATTGGTGCCTGATTACAAGTACTTTGATTTGCAACCGGCCAACATCTCTGTGCCGGACAGCTATCCGGGCACGCTGGTGGCGGCGGTGCATCCTTATGCGCAACCGGCCACCTACCAGTGGCAGCGGCTCAACGGAGGGGTGTGGCAGAGCCTGGCAGGGGCCACCAACGCCTCCTACACCAAGGCCATGCGGCCGTCCACGGATCAGGGGGCCCAGTACCGATGCATTGCCACCTTTGTGGATGGGACCACTGCGACCAGTGCGGTGGCGACGGTGACGGTGTTGGCTGATACTGTACCGCCCTTCGTAACTTACGTGAGCGGTTCGCAGAACTATCAGCAGATCATGTTGCGCTTCAGCGAGCGCATGAATGCCGCCTCTGTGGCTACGGGTACTTACACCCTGACCGACAGTATGAACAATGTGGTGCCGGTGCTCGGGGCAACCTTGATGCCGGACGCGTTGACGGCGGTCATCACCACCACCCCGCAAAATCCGGGGCAGGTCTATACCCTGACGATGAACAACGTCCGGGACGACAGCGAAAATCTCAATGCCCTCAGTCCGAACGTCGTCACGTACACGAACGCGGTGTATGCCGATGGCATCTACCTGCGCCGGTATGACGGCTTTGGCGGGACTACGTTGTCGGCGTTGACGAACAACGTGAACTTCCCGAACAACCCCGCCTTCCGCACCATCTTGGGCGATGCCAATTATCGTCCCAACCTGGATAATTACGGGGCCTTGATGTCGGGTGTGTTTGTGCCGCCAACCACGGGGAACTACAAATTCTGGCTGCGCAACGACGATGACGCGGGGATGTTTTTGGGCACCACCATTGATTACGCCAGCCGTCAGTTTGTGGCCTTCCGCGCCTGCTGCAACGACGGTTGGAATGACGGGGCCAACTCCCTGCCGAATGATCAGGCGGTGAAGTTCCTCATCGCGGGATTCCCTTATTACTGGGAAGCCATGGTCAAGGAAGGCGGTGGCGGTGACTACCTGGAGGTGGGATATACTGTTAATAACCTGGGTGGCGGGGCGGCGGTGCGCATCCCGCGCACCATGGTGTACCAGTATGGATTCATCAATCCGGCGATCACCATCACGACCCAGCCGCAGAGCGTGACCACCAACATCGGAGCAACCGTGACGTTGTCGGTGGCGGTCAGTGGCGGTTCGCCGTTCTACACGCTGTATCAGTGGCAGCGCAACGGAGTGAACATCCCGGGCGCCCGCAATGCCACCTATACCACGCCGGTGTTAAACTACCTGGACAACGGCGCGCAATATCGGTGCTTGATTGTGCGCTCGGATGGCGCTCAGGTGTCGCAGACGGCGGTGATTACGGTGACGCCGACGGAGACCACTCCGCTGGGATTGGTTCGCGGGCACAGCCTCAACGGCAAGGTGGTGGGCTTGGTGTTTAATGACGCGGTGGCCATCGGCTCGCTGACCAACTTGTCGCAAATCCAGATCATTAATCCGGGTTCGCCGGTGGGCATGCGTCCGGTGACAGGGCCGGGTGATGTGGTGACCGGCTTCTGGGGGACGTGGCCGGGCAATGAGCATCCGGGGCTGGCCGTGGATGGCTTGCTGCGGACGAAGTATCTGAACTTCGGCAAGCTGAACACCGGCTTTACGGTGCAACTTGGTGCCGGGGCTAAAGTGGTGCAGGCGATTCGCTTCACGTCGGCCAACGACGCGCCGGAGCGTGATCCGGTGGACTTCATCCTGGAAGGCTCGAACGACGGATTCACGTGGACGGTAATTACCAACTCCCCGTTGGCGCCATTCCAATCCCGCGGCTGGTCGCAGTTGGTGCCGATACCCAACAATACGGCATACGCTTATTACAAGGTAACGTTCCCGAATGTGGCCAACGCTGCCGCGGCCAACTCGATGCAAATCGGGGAAGTGGAGTTGCTGGAGCAGCCCACCTTTGTCTCGGTGGCCAGCGCTGTGGTGAACCGCGGCGAATCCAATGTGCTGGTACTGAACTTGACTGCGCCCATCAACGGACCCTTCCAGGTGTTGGTGAGTGGTCTGGCTGACCTGAACGGCAATTTCATGTCGCCGACGGCGGTCTTGGTGACCCCACGCGGGTTAATGCATGCCAACTCCAGTGAGATGGTGGCGGGTGATGCCAACAACCCCAATGCCAACTGGCCGGGGACTTACGGTTGGAACGCCATGGCTGATGAAAACACCATCCAGGCGTGGGTGGCTGGCTCGGACATTTGGGGCAGCTATGACGCCATGAACTTCACCTATCGTGAAGTCGTAGGCGACTTTGAGGCCACGGTGCGCATCCTTGGCCTTCGCAATGCTGCCAACTGGAGCAAGGCCGGCCTGATGGCGCGGCCGGGCTTGGCGGCACACGAACGTCAGCGCGCCATTCTGGCGACGCCGGCGTATGATACCGGCCTGGCTCGTGGTGAGAACGCCATCCAGATGACGTACCGCGATGGGTTTGGCGGCGGCTCAACGGAAGCGCTGCGCACGTACCCGACGGGTGGGCGCACGGGTGTGCCGCCGTTGCCATATCCGAATGTGTGGGTGAAGCTGGTGCGCTCCAACGGCAACTTCTATGCCTTCCATAGCCTGGACGGCAACACGTGGGTGGCCAACGGACAGTACACGGACAACCTGCCGAGCCTGCTCAATGTGGGTCTGGCCTCCTCGGCCGTGAACAACAGCGATTACACGATCGCCACGTATCGCGACTTCCAGATCAAGTTGGTGGTCTCGGCGCCGCTGGTGGCGACTGCGCCCGCGGTGGATGAGGACTCCATGGGTGCAATCAACATACCGGGCTACCGGGCTGGAGCCACCTATGAGATTGTGTCCGGGCCGGCGCATGGTCAGGTGATCTGGCAGGGCAACCAGTTCATCTACATCCCTGATCCGAACTTTAACGGTATGGACAGTTTCACTTACCGGGCGATTCTGAACGGGGTGGCTTCTGATGTGTTCACGATGAATGTGCCGGTGACGATTGTGGAGGATCCGGCGACCCGTCCGTACGCCTTCACCAACAACCTGCCGGTGGCCATGGGCGCGCCGCCGCGCGCGGTGGTGACGGCGGACTTTGTGAAGGACAACAAGCTGGATCTGGCGGTGGCCATCCCGGCCAGCAACGTGGTGGCCCTGCTGAAGGGCAACGGCAAGGGTGACTTCACCAACCGGTTTGACCTGGTGGTGGGCAACAACCCGATTGCGCTGACGCTGGGCGACTTCAACTACGACCGCCGTCCGGATTTGGCGGTGTTGTGTGCGGGCGACCGCGTGGTGCAGATCTGGCAGAATAACGGGGTGAACGATCTGGCCACGGCCCTGACGCTGGTGACCAACATCCCGCTGAGCGGCAATAATCCGGTGGCGTTCATTGCTGCTGACCTGAACAAGGATCTGTTCGTGGATCTGGCAGTGGTGGATGCGGGCAACGGCAGCAACCCGGGGACGGTGGAAGTCTTCTTCCACCAGCGGATGGTGTATGCGCCGGTCTTTGATTCCACCAACATCGTGGAAGTGGGCCGCTCGCCGAGCGCGATTGCCGCGGGCCTGCTGGGCACGCCGACGGCGCTGGACAAGCCTGACTTGGTGGTGGCCAACGCCGGTGATGACAATGTCAGCATTGTCACGCTGGTGGGGACTTCTCTGGCGGTGGTGACCAACCTGCCGGTGGGTGACATGCCGGTGGCCGTGGGCGTGGTGGACATCAACCTCGACAAGCTGCCGGACATCTTGGTGGCCAACATGAATTCGGACGACATCACCGTCTGGACCAACGCCTCCAACCCGAAGGTGCGCAATGACATGCGCTTTGCCCCGGCGGGCAGCTTTGGGGTGGGGATGGCTGCGGGCTTCCAGCCGCGTGACCTGGCCTTTGGCGACTACAACAACGACAAGCAGGTGGATGTGGCCATCGCTTTGATGGGCGCCGATGCGGTGCTGGTGATGCATGGCAACGGTCTCAAGAGCGTGACCAATACCCTGCCGGTGCTGAACTTCTACTGGGGTGATCCGGGTATGATCAGCGACGTGGAGGACATGCCGGTGTCCCTGGCGGCTGGCGATTACAACGCCGACAAACTGCCAGACCTGGCGGTGGCCAACTGGGGCACGGCAAATCTGTCCATCCTGCTGAACAACTGGGCGCCGAAGGCATACAACCAGAAGCTGGTGTTCATCGAGGATGTGCCGACCAACATTGTGTTGGGCGGCAGCTACGGCCCGCTGGATTACTACATCACGGTGTGGCCGACCAATGGCGTGCTCGATCCGAGCAACGCGCTGGGCTACCTCAATCTCACCACCAATCCAGTGTTGAAATACACGCCGCTCACCAACCGCTTCGGGCGCGACCTCATCAAGTACTATGTGTCTGACGGGGTCAAGACCTCGAAGTTGGCGACCCTGAGCATCAATATCCTGCCGGTGAATGATCGTCCGGTTATTCAGACGGCGGTGGGCAACATGGGCACGGTGGAGGTGCCGGAAGACATCCCGGTGAAGTGGACCAACTTCATCACCTATGCTTGGGCCGGGCCGTGGGGTGAGGAGAAGCAGCTTTTGAGCTACTTCTTCAAGCCGGCGGATCCGACGCTGTTCAAGGGCAAGGCCGGCCTGCCGCGGATTGCCACCACCAACCTGACCCTGTTCTTCACGCCGACAAACAACGTCTTCGGTGAGACGCTGGTGGAGTTGTGGGCCAAGGACAGTGGCCGGGTGAAGACCAACAATCCTGATTTGCGGCCTTACGGCGAGCAGGATACGACGGTGACGCAGGTGTTCATCATCCGCATCACCAATGTGAACGATGCGCCGGTGTTTGTGAATCCGCTGGCGCTCAATGCCCGCACCATTCTGGAGGATGAGAGCGTGACCTGGACGTTTAATGTGCGGGACCTCGACAGCGACATCAACAGTCTCACGGTGAGCCTGTTGTCCACCAACACCGCGCTGGTGAATCCGGCCAATCCGGCGCATTGGAGCTACACCAAGTCGCTGGTGCCCGGGACCAACCTGTACGAGGTGCAGTTGACGGTCACGCCGGCGCCGGACGCCTACGGGCGCACGCTGTTGACCGTGGTTCTGAGTGACGGCACCAATACATCCTCGCGTACGGTGGGCCTGATTGTTCAGCCGGTGAATGACAAGCCCAACTTCGTGCTGACGCGGACGAGTCTGGACATCAACAGCACGGCCGGGCACTGGAGCACGAATGTGGTGGTGGACATTGCCGCCTCCACGCCGCTGCTGGGTCCGGATAACGAGGTGAATCCTCCGGCTCCGCTGGCGCCGCAGAGGTTCCAGCAGTTCCGGGTGCAGGTGAGTGACGCTACGCCGTTTGTCTCAGCCCCCACCATCAATCCGCTGACGGGCGGGCTGGTTATCCGCACCAAACCGACCAGCGCCTCGCTGACGGTTACGCTGACCATCACGGCGGTGGACAGCGGCGGTACGCTCAACGGCGGGGTCAACACCAGTGACCCGCAAACCTTCACGTTGCGAATTAATCCGTAA